One window from the genome of Thermithiobacillus plumbiphilus encodes:
- a CDS encoding cytochrome ubiquinol oxidase subunit I: protein MSEILNVEMLSRVQFAVVAGLHILFPPLTIGLSLIIFFLEASWVRTKDLFYLQHTKFWMRIFVLNFGIGVVSGIPMEFLFGVNWGPLSTNNGAFLGNLLGFEAVLAFMLEAAFLSIMVFGWTRVPPKAHLAATGIVTFAATLSAFWIMSASSWMQTPSGITLVNDKIVISDYLAAIFNPSFPASFLHMEMASIELSLFVTGGISAWYILKGRNTDFFLRLLKISLTALILVAPLQVLLGDWEGQNIAHHQPAKLAATEAHWNTNPPGTGASWSLLAWPNRETQSNDWSIEIPYVLSLLIHHDPKASVIGLREFPREDQPPVLIPYYTFRIMMAIGFFFAGLALWTGWLWWRGRLDMTHAPRQRWLWRAWILSIPLAYLAVESGWFLREVGRQPWVIYGIMRTEHAYSQIPLQSLIWSLGSYALLYTTLIVIGFYFARRILREGPDLDTPIKTFSGSHKPSAELAHRTQGS from the coding sequence TTGAGCGAAATCCTGAATGTGGAAATGCTCTCCCGTGTGCAGTTCGCAGTGGTCGCCGGATTGCATATTCTCTTTCCACCGCTGACCATCGGCCTGAGCCTCATCATCTTCTTCCTGGAAGCGAGTTGGGTCAGAACGAAGGATCTGTTCTATCTGCAGCACACCAAGTTCTGGATGCGAATCTTCGTCCTGAATTTCGGCATCGGCGTGGTCAGCGGCATTCCCATGGAGTTTCTCTTCGGCGTCAACTGGGGACCGCTGTCTACCAACAACGGTGCCTTTCTCGGCAACCTGCTGGGCTTCGAGGCGGTGCTGGCCTTCATGCTCGAAGCGGCCTTCCTGAGCATCATGGTGTTTGGCTGGACACGGGTACCCCCCAAAGCACATCTGGCTGCCACCGGTATCGTCACTTTCGCCGCCACTTTGTCAGCTTTCTGGATCATGTCCGCGAGTTCCTGGATGCAGACGCCCTCCGGCATCACACTCGTAAATGACAAGATCGTCATCAGCGATTATCTGGCGGCAATTTTCAACCCGAGCTTCCCGGCTTCCTTTCTGCACATGGAAATGGCCAGCATCGAACTTTCCCTGTTCGTCACGGGCGGAATAAGTGCCTGGTACATCCTCAAGGGCAGGAATACTGATTTTTTCCTCAGATTACTGAAGATTTCCCTGACTGCCCTCATACTGGTCGCGCCCCTCCAGGTATTGCTGGGTGACTGGGAAGGCCAGAACATCGCCCATCATCAGCCCGCCAAGCTGGCGGCCACCGAGGCCCACTGGAATACCAATCCACCCGGTACTGGCGCCTCCTGGTCTCTGCTCGCCTGGCCCAACCGGGAAACGCAAAGCAATGACTGGTCAATCGAAATTCCATATGTCCTGAGCTTGCTGATCCACCACGATCCCAAGGCATCAGTGATCGGCCTGCGCGAGTTTCCACGTGAAGACCAGCCACCCGTCCTGATCCCCTACTATACCTTCCGCATCATGATGGCGATCGGCTTTTTCTTCGCTGGTCTGGCGCTCTGGACCGGCTGGCTATGGTGGCGCGGGCGGCTGGACATGACACATGCCCCGCGTCAACGCTGGCTCTGGCGGGCCTGGATCCTGAGCATTCCGCTGGCCTATCTGGCTGTGGAGTCCGGCTGGTTCCTGCGTGAGGTCGGACGCCAGCCCTGGGTCATCTACGGCATCATGCGCACGGAGCATGCATATAGCCAGATCCCCCTGCAAAGCCTGATCTGGTCCCTGGGCAGCTATGCCTTGCTCTACACCACCCTGATCGTCATCGGCTTTTACTTCGCGCGCCGGATCCTGCGCGAGGGACCGGATCTCGACACACCGATCAAGACCTTCTCGGGATCTCACAAACCCTCAGCGGAACTTGCCCACCGTACCCAGGGGAGCTAG
- a CDS encoding NAD(P)/FAD-dependent oxidoreductase, whose protein sequence is MTNSAKPRVVVLGANFAGLGAAQKIREYCGDTVDITMIDRKSYLLFIPNLPAVVFENEDPALHLRMDIFETVSGTNINFIKAEILGLDVERKEVSFQPNERVGTETVGMRYDYLVIAVGARLAYDRIEGFGEYGDTVSDIYHSNRLRNYLFSDQYQGGPIAIGSARFHQGNGAEGLEPYPGGSIPYAEAACEGPPLEGMLSMATWLKNHGRGGPDKITVFTPGKVIAEDAGLKVVHQLLDVASNMGFHYMNETQDIKRITREGIEFTSGKSIEAELKIIFPDWVAVDFLRGLPISDNMGFVITDLLMRNPKYPEVFACGDAAAVTVPKLGAIGHQECAIVGKQIAKDLGRLQAQDADQPLQPVTYCIGDMGNNQAFYIRSNSWFGGPEQVLKIGHIPYLLKMQYKNLFFKGKGIMPEWGLDFSQLVAEKIFA, encoded by the coding sequence ATGACAAACTCAGCTAAACCTCGAGTAGTCGTGCTCGGCGCCAATTTCGCAGGCCTTGGCGCGGCGCAGAAGATCCGTGAATACTGCGGTGACACGGTCGATATCACCATGATCGATCGCAAGAGCTATCTGCTTTTCATTCCCAATCTGCCGGCGGTGGTCTTCGAAAATGAGGACCCGGCCCTGCACCTGCGCATGGATATCTTCGAGACCGTGTCAGGCACCAACATCAACTTCATCAAGGCCGAGATTCTGGGGCTGGATGTCGAGCGCAAGGAAGTCAGTTTTCAACCCAATGAACGGGTAGGCACCGAGACCGTCGGCATGCGCTATGACTATCTGGTCATCGCTGTTGGGGCCAGACTGGCCTATGACCGCATCGAAGGCTTCGGGGAATACGGCGACACCGTTTCGGACATTTACCACAGCAACCGGTTGCGCAACTATCTCTTTTCCGATCAGTATCAGGGTGGCCCGATTGCCATCGGCTCGGCCCGCTTCCATCAGGGCAATGGCGCCGAAGGGCTTGAACCCTATCCCGGCGGCAGCATCCCCTATGCCGAGGCCGCCTGCGAGGGACCGCCCCTCGAGGGCATGCTGAGCATGGCGACCTGGCTCAAGAATCATGGACGCGGCGGGCCGGACAAAATCACCGTGTTCACGCCTGGCAAGGTGATTGCCGAGGACGCTGGCCTGAAGGTCGTCCACCAGCTCCTGGACGTTGCCAGCAATATGGGTTTCCATTACATGAACGAAACCCAGGACATCAAGCGCATCACCAGGGAAGGCATCGAGTTTACCAGTGGCAAGAGTATCGAGGCCGAGCTCAAGATCATTTTCCCGGACTGGGTGGCGGTCGACTTCTTGCGTGGACTGCCCATCAGCGACAACATGGGCTTCGTCATCACCGACCTGCTGATGCGCAACCCCAAGTATCCCGAAGTCTTCGCCTGCGGGGATGCCGCAGCAGTGACCGTACCGAAGCTCGGTGCCATCGGACACCAGGAGTGCGCCATCGTCGGCAAGCAGATCGCCAAGGATCTCGGTCGCCTGCAGGCCCAGGATGCGGACCAGCCGCTGCAACCCGTCACTTACTGCATTGGTGACATGGGCAACAATCAGGCCTTCTATATCCGCTCCAACAGTTGGTTCGGTGGTCCGGAGCAGGTACTCAAGATCGGTCACATTCCCTATCTCCTGAAGATGCAGTACAAGAACCTGTTCTTCAAGGGCAAGGGCATCATGCCGGAATGGGGTCTGGATTTCTCGCAACTGGTGGCGGAAAAGATCTTCGCCTGA
- a CDS encoding SDR family oxidoreductase, whose protein sequence is MEAGNQKPEVVVITGASAGVGRATAHEFARHGARIGLIARGQEQLQAAKKEVEDLGGEALILLTDVSKADQVEAAAQQVEEHFGPIDIWVNAAMVTVFSYFWDMTPEEFQRVTDVTYMGYVHGTMSALKRMRSRNRGTIVQVGSALAYRSIPLQSAYCGSKHAIVGFTDSIRSELMHEGSAIHLTAVHLPAVNTPQFEWARNKLPNKPQPVPPIYQPEVPAEAIYWAAHADRRELYVGYMTTVAIEGNKVAPAYADEYLANNGVQSQQTSIPANPQQPDNLFEPVSRDFGTHGTFDDMAHDHSWQYELSKHRLSVGMAVAGLLIGAGAAMLGRNGSRKH, encoded by the coding sequence ATGGAAGCTGGAAATCAAAAGCCAGAAGTAGTGGTAATCACCGGCGCATCCGCCGGTGTCGGCCGCGCCACCGCGCATGAATTCGCCCGCCACGGTGCTCGGATCGGGCTGATTGCCCGTGGGCAGGAACAACTGCAGGCAGCAAAAAAGGAAGTGGAGGACCTCGGCGGCGAGGCCCTGATCCTGCTCACGGACGTTTCCAAGGCCGATCAGGTCGAGGCCGCCGCGCAGCAGGTAGAAGAGCATTTCGGCCCCATCGACATCTGGGTCAATGCCGCCATGGTGACGGTATTTTCCTATTTCTGGGACATGACACCCGAGGAGTTCCAGCGCGTCACGGATGTCACCTATATGGGATACGTGCATGGCACGATGAGCGCACTCAAGCGCATGCGCTCGCGCAACCGGGGCACCATCGTGCAGGTCGGCTCGGCACTCGCCTATCGCAGCATCCCGCTGCAGTCGGCCTACTGCGGCTCCAAACATGCCATAGTCGGCTTTACCGATTCGATCCGCTCCGAACTGATGCACGAAGGCAGCGCCATTCACTTGACTGCCGTACACCTGCCTGCCGTCAATACGCCGCAGTTCGAGTGGGCCCGCAACAAGCTCCCAAACAAACCGCAACCCGTGCCCCCCATCTATCAGCCGGAAGTGCCTGCCGAGGCGATCTACTGGGCTGCCCATGCCGACCGGCGCGAACTGTATGTGGGTTACATGACCACAGTCGCCATCGAGGGCAACAAAGTTGCGCCAGCCTATGCGGATGAATATCTGGCCAATAACGGGGTGCAAAGCCAGCAGACCAGCATACCAGCCAACCCGCAGCAGCCGGACAATCTTTTCGAGCCGGTATCACGCGATTTCGGCACGCATGGCACCTTTGATGACATGGCGCATGATCATAGCTGGCAGTATGAACTCAGCAAGCATCGTCTCAGTGTCGGCATGGCGGTCGCAGGTCTGCTGATTGGCGCTGGGGCGGCCATGCTCGGCAGGAACGGCTCCCGTAAGCATTGA